In the Nothobranchius furzeri strain GRZ-AD chromosome 15, NfurGRZ-RIMD1, whole genome shotgun sequence genome, one interval contains:
- the LOC107390334 gene encoding solute carrier family 25 member 45 isoform X1, with the protein MPFFEFLAGSISGAVGLAVGHPLDTVKVRLQAQTVYEGICHCVAQTYSHEGIHGFFKGMSFPVLTNGIVNSIVFGSYSNALDFLTQSQPCPSKPASAAHIFGAGCFSGLVQVLVCAPIDLVKVRLQGQTCTNRYRGPIHCLAVILREEGLRGLYRGGMALALRDIPCYGLYFLPYEVTRKALTEAGEQPGTFTVLTAGGVAGVVTWAFATPMDVIKARLQMSGAGGRQYSGVVHCIRVSVREEGLRVLFKGLLLNSLRAFPINAITFLCYESLMKILRPPGE; encoded by the exons ATGCCATTTTTTGAATTCCTGGCTGGGAGCATTTCAG GAGCAGTGGGACTTGCAGTTGGACATCCATTGGACACTGTGAAG GTGCGTTTACAAGCGCAGACTGTGTACGAAGGGATATGTCACTGTGTGGCTCAAACATACTCACATGAAGGA aTCCACGGGTTCTTCAAAGGCATGTCCTTCCCTGTGCTGACCAATGGCATAGTCAACTCCATCGTGTTTGGATCCTACAGCAACGCTTTAGATTTTCTGACTCAGTCGCAGCCATGTCCCAGCAAACCAGCCTCTGCAGCCCACATCTTCGGCGCTGGGTGTTTCTCAGGTTTGGTGCAG GTGCTGGTTTGTGCACCAATAGATCTGGTGAAGGTGCGCCTGCAGGGTCAGACATGCACGAACCGTTACCGTGGACCCATCCACTGCCTGGCTGTCATACTGAGGGAGGAGGGACTCAGGGGTCTGTACAGAGGAGGCATGGCCCTCGCTCTGAGGGATATACCCTGTTATGGACTCTACTTCCTGCCTTATGAGGTCACTCGTAAGGCTCTGACAGAGGCTGGAGAGCAGCCTG GCACCTTTACAGTTCTGACGGCAGGTGGAGTGGCGGGTGTGGTGACCTGGGCCTTCGCCACGCCCATGGATGTCATCAAAGCTCGGCTGCAAATGTCCGGAGCCGGGGGTCGGCAGTACAGCGGGGTCGTCCACTGCATCAGAGTGAGCGTGAGGGAGGAAGGACTCCGAGTCCTCTTCAAAGGCCTCCTACTGAACAGTCTGAGAGCGTTTCCCATCAACGCCATCACCTTCCTCTGCTACGAGAGCCTGATGAAGATTCTCCGTCCTCCAGGAGAGTAA
- the LOC107390334 gene encoding solute carrier family 25 member 45 isoform X2, with amino-acid sequence MSQQTSLCSPHLRRWVFLRFGADLVKVRLQGQTCTNRYRGPIHCLAVILREEGLRGLYRGGMALALRDIPCYGLYFLPYEVTRKALTEAGEQPGTFTVLTAGGVAGVVTWAFATPMDVIKARLQMSGAGGRQYSGVVHCIRVSVREEGLRVLFKGLLLNSLRAFPINAITFLCYESLMKILRPPGE; translated from the exons ATGTCCCAGCAAACCAGCCTCTGCAGCCCACATCTTCGGCGCTGGGTGTTTCTCAGGTTTGGTGCAG ATCTGGTGAAGGTGCGCCTGCAGGGTCAGACATGCACGAACCGTTACCGTGGACCCATCCACTGCCTGGCTGTCATACTGAGGGAGGAGGGACTCAGGGGTCTGTACAGAGGAGGCATGGCCCTCGCTCTGAGGGATATACCCTGTTATGGACTCTACTTCCTGCCTTATGAGGTCACTCGTAAGGCTCTGACAGAGGCTGGAGAGCAGCCTG GCACCTTTACAGTTCTGACGGCAGGTGGAGTGGCGGGTGTGGTGACCTGGGCCTTCGCCACGCCCATGGATGTCATCAAAGCTCGGCTGCAAATGTCCGGAGCCGGGGGTCGGCAGTACAGCGGGGTCGTCCACTGCATCAGAGTGAGCGTGAGGGAGGAAGGACTCCGAGTCCTCTTCAAAGGCCTCCTACTGAACAGTCTGAGAGCGTTTCCCATCAACGCCATCACCTTCCTCTGCTACGAGAGCCTGATGAAGATTCTCCGTCCTCCAGGAGAGTAA
- the LOC107390333 gene encoding solute carrier family 35 member E2A, whose protein sequence is MQGNRQSIWHLLSPFRTRQERVVLTRSESLPGEQVLKITVTETTVIEAESGVWNWRSLSYLGLWYFFSFCTLFLNKYILSLLEGEPSMLGAVQMLSTTIIGCLKMFVPCCLYHHKSRSEYPPNFIMIMLFVGLMRFTTVVLGLVSLKNVAVSFAETVKSSAPIFTVIMSRLILGEYTGLWVNLSLFPVMAGLALCTASEISFNMLGFSAALSTNIMDCLQNVFSKKLLSGDTYRFSPPELQFYTSAAAVIMLIPAWVFLLDIPAAGKSGQSFMFSQDIVMLLLFDGCLFHLQSVTAYALMGRISPVTFSVASTVKHALSVWLSVIVFSNQITILSAMGTFVVFIGVFLYNKARQIQRRTLQAMAAEQNHKLLMQDQDFQPSQSH, encoded by the exons ATGCAGGGCAACAGGCAGTCCATCTGGCACCTCCTGTCACCATTTCGCACCCGGCAGGAGCGAGTGGTTCTGACTCGGAGCGAGAGTCTGCCGGGGGAGCAGGTGCTAAAGATCACGGTCACAGAGACCACGGTGATCGAGGCAGAATCTGGAGTGTGGAACTGGCGCTCTCTGTCCTATCTGGGTCTCTGGTACTTCTTCAGCTTCTGCACCCTGTTCCTCAACAAGTACATCCTGTCGCTGCTGGAGGGGGAGCCCAGTATGCTTG GTGCAGTCCAGATGCTCTCCACCACCATCATAGGCTGCCTGAAGATGTTCGTTCCTTGCTGCCTTTACCATCACAAGTCCAGATCTGAATACCCCCCCAACTTCATCATGATCATGCTGTTTGTTGGACTCATGAG GTTCACCACTGTGGTTCTGGGCTTAGTGAGCCTGAAGAATGTCGCCGTGTCGTTTGCTGAGACGGTGAAGAGCTCAGCGCCTATTTTTACTGTGATCATGTCCAGGCTGATCCTTGGAGAGTACACAG GTCTGTGGGTGAACCTTTCCCTCTTTCCCGTCATGGCCGGCCTGGCTCTGTGCACGGCTTCAGAGATCAGCTTCAACATGCTCGGCTTCTCCGCCGCGCTCTCCACCAACATCATGGACTG CCTGCAGAACGTTTTCTCCAAGAAGCTGCTGAGCGGAGACACGTACAGATTTAG ccctccagagctGCAGTTCTACACCAGCGCGGCAGCAGTCATTATGCTCATACCTGCCTGGGTGTTCCTCCTG GACATTCCGGCGGCTGGGAAGAGCGGACAGAGCTTCATGTTCAGTCAGGATATTGTCATGTTGCTCCTGTTTGACGGCTGCCTTTTCCACCTGCAGAGCGTGACGGCCTACGCTCTCATGGGTCGGATTTCCCCCGTTACCTTCAG TGTGGCCAGTACCGTTAAACACGCCCTGTCGGTTTGGCTGAGCGTCATCGTGTTCAGTAACCAGATCACAATCCTCAGCGCCATGGGCACTTTTGTTGTGTTCATCGGCGTTTTTTTGTACAACAAGGCCAGACAGATCCAGAGGAGGACCTTACAAGCGATGGCTGCCGAGCAGAACCACAAATTGCTAATGCAGGACCAGGACTTCCAGCCCTCCCAGTCCCACTGA
- the mad2l2 gene encoding mitotic spindle assembly checkpoint protein MAD2B, producing the protein MTTLTRQDLNFGQVVADILCEFLEVAIHLILYVREVYPSGIFQKKKKYNVPVQMSCHPGLNQYIQDTLHCIKPLIEKNDAEKVVVVIMDKEHHPVERFVFEISQPPVVSISAETLLSHVEQLLRAFILKISVCDAVLNNNPPGCSFTVLVHTREAATRNMEKVQVIKDFPWIVADEQEVQMKESRLIPLKSMTSDIVKMQLYVEERAQKT; encoded by the exons ATGACCACTCTAACAAGACAAGACCTTAATTTTGGACAGG TGGTAGCTGACATCCTGTGTGAGTTCCTGGAGGTTGCGATCCATCTCATCCTTTATGTTCGTGAAGTATATCCTTCAGGGATATTtcagaagaaaaagaaatacaaTGTACCTGTGCAG ATGTCCTGTCACCCTGGCTTGAATCAATATATCCAAGATACGTTACACTGCATTAAGCCACTCATTGAGAAG AATGATGCAGAGAAGGTGGTGGTGGTTATCATGGACAAAGAGCATCATCCAGTCGAGAGATTTGTGTTTGAGATTTCCCAGCCTCCTGTTGTCTCTATCAG TGCTGAAACTTTATTGTCACACGTGGAGCAGCTGCTGAGAGCCTTCATCCTGAAGATCAGTGTTTGTGATGCTGTCTTAAATAATAACCCACCAG GTTGTTCTTTCACAGTTCTTGTGCATACCAGAGAGGCTGCTACTCGCAATATGGAGAAGGTTCAAGTCATAAAG GATTTTCCGTGGATCGTTGCAGACGAGCAGGAAGTTCAAATGAAGGAGTCGAGACTTATTCCTCTAAAGTCCATGACGTCTGACATTGTGAAA ATGCAGCTCTACGTGGAAGAGAGAGCCCAGAAAACGTAG